The genomic window CCGCGGCGTGTGCACGGTCGTGAAGACCACCACCCCCAAGAAGCCCAACTCGGCGCTGCGTAAGATTGCCCGCGTGCGCCTGTCCAGCGGCTTCGAAGTCACCGCCTATATCCCCGGCGAAGGCCACAACCTCCAGGAACACAGCGTCGTGCTGATTCGCGGGGGCCGTGTGAAAGACCTCCCCGGTGTGCGTTACCACATCGTGCGCGGCAGCCTCGACACCCAGGGCGTCAAGGACCGCAACAAGAGCCGCTCCAAGTACGGCACCAAGAAGCCCAAAGCGGGCGCCGCCGCGGCCAAGAAGTAAATCGGCAGGCCTGACGCGTCACTGCGTCTGAGAAACAGCTCAGAGGTGACGCGGCTGCCCAGAGTTGACGCACACCGCGCCCAAGGGCGTGAGAATCAAGGAGCAAGAACATGGCACGTCGCCGCAGAGCAGAAGTGCGCCCCGTTCAGCCCGACCTGGTGTACCAGGACGTGCTGGTGAGCGCGATGATCAACCGCATCATGCGTGATGGCAAGAAGAACCTCGCCAGCCGCATTTTCTACGGAGCCTGCCGTCTGGTGCAGGAGCGCACCGGCCAGGAGCCGCTGAAGGTCTTCAAGCAGGCGTATGACAACGTCAAGCCCCGCGTCGAAGTGCGCAGCCGCCGCGTCGGTGGCTCGACCTACCAGGTGCCCGTCGAAGTCGGCCCCCGCCGTCAGCAGAGCCTGACCCTGCGCTGGATGATCAGCGCCGTGGACGGTCGCCCCGAGCGCACCGCCATCGAGCGCCTCGCCGGCGAAATCATGGACGCCGCGCAGGGCCGTGGCGGCGCCATCAAGAAGAAAGACGACGTGGAGCGCATGGCCGAAGCCAACCGCGCCTACGCGCACTACCGCTGGTAATTTCCGGCGTCTGGGTGACTGGCCCAGAGTGGCTGTGCGGGGCACAAGCATCCGTTTCTTTGTAATGAAACTGCTGGCAGCGTAACGCTGAGAGTGGTGGAATAGAGATGAAGCGGCCTGCCCGCCTCCCAGCCGGACGCGGACGGTGGAGCGCCTTTGCCCCGCCGTCCGCTCGCCTCGGGCTGAGTTACCCAGCAGGACTAGCAGGAAGATCCATCACGGCCACCTGACGGTGCCGCCGTATTACAGGGAGTCTTATGACGATCACCAAGTCTCAGCAGTACCTGACCCACTTCCGCAACATCGGGATTGCCGCGCACATCGACGCCGGCAAGACCACCACCACCGAGCGCATCCTGTTTTTCACGGGCCGCATCCGCAACCTGGGTGAAACCCACGAGGGCGCCTCACAGATGGACTGGATGGAGCAGGAGCGCGAGCGCGGCATCACCATCACCGCCGCCGCCACCACCGCCCACTGGACCCACACCGAAACCGGTGAGGACTACACCGTCAACATCATCGACACCCCCGGTCACGTGGACTTCACCATCGAAGTCGAGCGCTCCATGCGCGTGCTCGACGGCGCGGTCGCCGTGTTCGACTCCAGCCAGGGCGTCGAGCCGCAGAGTGAAACCGTGTGGCGTCAGGCCGACCGTTACGGCGTGCCCCGCGTGGCGTTCGCCAACAAGATGGACAAGACCGGCGCAAGCTTCGACCTCGTGGTGAACGACATCCGCGAGCGCCTCGGCGCCATTCCCGCCCCCATCCAGTACCCCATGGGCGCGGAAAACGACTTCAAGGGCGTCATCGACATTGTCCGGATGCAGGCCCACACCTTCACCAACGATCTCGGCACCGAGATTCAGGTGGGCGACGTGCCCGCCGAGTACATGGACAAGGTCAACGAGATGCGCCAGCAGCTGATCGAAGCGGCCGCTGAAGTCGACGAAGACCTGATGATGAAGTTCCTCGAAGGCGAAGAGCCCACCCAGCAGGAACTCATCGCGGCGATCCGTAAGGGCACCATCGACAAGCAGATCTTCCCGGTGCTGTGCGGCAGCGCCCTGAAGAACAAGGGCGTGCAGCTGCTCCTCGACGCCGTGGTGGACTACCTGCCCAGCCCGCTCGAAGTGCCGTCCATCAAGGGCACCCACGAGGACGGCGAAACCGTCACCGAGTTCCCCGCCGACCCCGAAGGCAAGCTCGCCGCGCTGGCGTTCAAGATCATGGCCGACCCCTACGTGGGCCGCCTGACCTTCGTGCGTATCTACTCGGGCACCCTGACCTCGGGCAGCTACGTGTACAACGCCTCCAAGGACAAGCGCGAGCGCGTGGGCCGTCTGCTGAAGATGCACGCCAACAGCCGCGAGGAAGTGACCGAGCTCAAGGCCGGTGAACTCGGCGCCGTGATCGGCCTCAAGGACGCGGGCACCGGCAACACCCTGATCGGTGACGGCGACGACCGCGTGCTGCTCGAATCCATCGACATCCCCGAGCCCGTCATCAAGCTCGCCATCGAGCCCAAGACCAAGGCCGACCAGGAAAAGATGGGCGTGGGCCTCCAGAAGCTCGCCGAAGAAGACCCCACCTTCAAGGTCGAAACCGACCAGGAAAGCGGTCAGACGACCATCGCCGGCATGGGCGAGCTGCACCTGGAAATCCTGGTGGACCGCCTGAAGCGCGAGTACAAGGTCGAAGCGAACGTGGGCGCCCCGCAGGTGGCCTACCGTGAAACCATCACCAAGCAGGTCGAAGTCGACAGCAAGTTCGCCCGCCAGTCGGGTGGTCGTGGTCAGTACGGTCACGTCAAGCTGCGTGTCGAACCCCTCGAACCCGGTGCGGGTTTCATCTTCGAAAACGCCGTGGTCGGCGGCACCGTGCCCAAGGAGTACATCGGGCCGGCCCAGAAGGGTGTGGAAGAAGCCATGCAGAGCGGCCCCATGCTCGGCTTCCCCGTGGTGGACATCAAGGTCGTGATCTACGACGGTTCGTACCACGAAGTCGACTCCAGCGAAATGGCGTTTAAGATCGCCGGTTCGATGGGCCTCAAGGAAGCCGTCCAGAAAGGCAGCCCCGCCATCCTCGAACCCGTGATGCGCGTCGAAGTCACCACCCCTGAGGAGTACATGGGCGACGTGATCGGCGACCTGAACAGCCGTCGTGGCCAGATTCAGGGTATGGAAGCCCGCGGCAACGCGCAGATCGTCAAGGCGTTCGTGCCGCTCTCGGAAATGTTCGGCTACGCGACCGACATGCGTTCCAAGACCCAGGGCCGCGCCAGCTACTCGATGTTCTTCGATCACTACACCCAGGTGCCCACCAACCTGGCGCAGCAGTTGATGAAGAAGTAAGACCTCCGGGTCTGAAAAGCTCACCTTTCGGGGTGGGCTTTTTTCGTTTCAACTGGCGCCTAAAGACCCCTGCCCTGTTAACCTGCGGGCCATGAGTTTGCCCTCTTCCCCCAACAGGCAGCCCAACAAGCAGGTCGTGACCGGGCCACCGCCCCAGCGCCTGAGCTTCGTGACCGTGCCGCTGATGATCGGTCTGGTTTACAACGCGATCTCGCTGCTGACGATTCCTTTTTCCGGGACGACCATCAACGATCTACTGGCGGACTATGGCAAGGCGTCGGGACAGCCCATACCGCCGCTTTCGCCTGAGATGATTCAGACGACGCTCTGGCTCGCGTTTTTTCTGACGGCGCTGCTGATTCTGTGGCTGTACTTCACCCGGCGCGCTGTGCTGGAGGGCAAAAGCGCTGGTCGGGTGTCGAGCATCGTGATCGCTGTGCTGAGCCTGCTGTTTTTTCCCTTTGGAACGGTGCTCGGTGTCATCATGTTGATCGGGATCTTCGACGAACAGGTGACCGCTTACCTGAGCCGCTGAGCGGGTTTTCGGGCAAGAGTTAGTTCGGGGCCAGGAACCTATACGGAACCTATACGGGAACTGGCCCTTTTTGCTGGATTCCCGGCCCGGCGCTCTTGCCCTTCTAGGCCTTTTCATGTAAGCTAAGCAGTCGGTGCGCC from Deinococcus radiodurans R1 = ATCC 13939 = DSM 20539 includes these protein-coding regions:
- the fusA gene encoding elongation factor G, translated to MTITKSQQYLTHFRNIGIAAHIDAGKTTTTERILFFTGRIRNLGETHEGASQMDWMEQERERGITITAAATTAHWTHTETGEDYTVNIIDTPGHVDFTIEVERSMRVLDGAVAVFDSSQGVEPQSETVWRQADRYGVPRVAFANKMDKTGASFDLVVNDIRERLGAIPAPIQYPMGAENDFKGVIDIVRMQAHTFTNDLGTEIQVGDVPAEYMDKVNEMRQQLIEAAAEVDEDLMMKFLEGEEPTQQELIAAIRKGTIDKQIFPVLCGSALKNKGVQLLLDAVVDYLPSPLEVPSIKGTHEDGETVTEFPADPEGKLAALAFKIMADPYVGRLTFVRIYSGTLTSGSYVYNASKDKRERVGRLLKMHANSREEVTELKAGELGAVIGLKDAGTGNTLIGDGDDRVLLESIDIPEPVIKLAIEPKTKADQEKMGVGLQKLAEEDPTFKVETDQESGQTTIAGMGELHLEILVDRLKREYKVEANVGAPQVAYRETITKQVEVDSKFARQSGGRGQYGHVKLRVEPLEPGAGFIFENAVVGGTVPKEYIGPAQKGVEEAMQSGPMLGFPVVDIKVVIYDGSYHEVDSSEMAFKIAGSMGLKEAVQKGSPAILEPVMRVEVTTPEEYMGDVIGDLNSRRGQIQGMEARGNAQIVKAFVPLSEMFGYATDMRSKTQGRASYSMFFDHYTQVPTNLAQQLMKK
- the rpsL gene encoding 30S ribosomal protein S12, yielding MPTTQQLLRKGRKVLQKKSKVPALKGSPFRRGVCTVVKTTTPKKPNSALRKIARVRLSSGFEVTAYIPGEGHNLQEHSVVLIRGGRVKDLPGVRYHIVRGSLDTQGVKDRNKSRSKYGTKKPKAGAAAAKK
- the rpsG gene encoding 30S ribosomal protein S7 — encoded protein: MARRRRAEVRPVQPDLVYQDVLVSAMINRIMRDGKKNLASRIFYGACRLVQERTGQEPLKVFKQAYDNVKPRVEVRSRRVGGSTYQVPVEVGPRRQQSLTLRWMISAVDGRPERTAIERLAGEIMDAAQGRGGAIKKKDDVERMAEANRAYAHYRW